In one Neobacillus sp. CF12 genomic region, the following are encoded:
- a CDS encoding S66 peptidase family protein — protein sequence MITYPFLKKKATIGVTAPSSGVEEELHELVKRSCSRLEDRGYNIICRDTVWTQDKARSAPAVKRAQEFNEMMQDEGIDLILPPWGGELLIEVLEEIDFDNLKEKWVLGYSDTSLLLLAITLKTGIATAHGTNLIDLRGEYTDDTTAMWESVLSTKAGSTITQYSSEKYKKKWQHDNPSPCIFHLTEETKWKTLTGESVKVEGRLLGGCIDIIRHIIGTPYGDVQSFRKKHINDEPVIWYLENCELKTTDLRRSLVQMKLAGWFDNCSCIMFGRSPAKEPVENYTTKDVYQDLSTELQIPIIYDIDCGHVPPQITFVNGAFGVVEIEGGKGTVVQHFKA from the coding sequence ATGATTACATATCCGTTTTTGAAAAAAAAGGCCACTATAGGAGTAACCGCACCTTCTTCAGGCGTGGAAGAAGAATTGCATGAATTGGTGAAACGATCATGCAGTCGACTAGAAGATAGAGGCTATAACATTATTTGCAGAGATACCGTTTGGACTCAGGACAAAGCGAGATCTGCACCAGCAGTGAAACGTGCCCAAGAGTTTAATGAAATGATGCAGGACGAAGGTATTGATCTCATCCTTCCTCCGTGGGGTGGAGAACTACTTATTGAGGTCCTTGAAGAGATTGATTTTGATAACCTGAAGGAAAAATGGGTGCTTGGTTACTCGGATACGAGTTTATTGTTGCTGGCTATTACGTTAAAGACGGGTATTGCAACCGCACATGGAACGAACTTAATTGATTTAAGAGGCGAATATACTGATGATACGACAGCTATGTGGGAAAGTGTATTATCAACGAAAGCAGGATCAACGATTACCCAATATTCATCAGAAAAATATAAAAAAAAGTGGCAGCACGACAACCCTTCTCCTTGTATTTTTCACCTAACGGAGGAAACCAAATGGAAGACTCTGACAGGAGAAAGTGTAAAGGTTGAAGGGCGATTGCTTGGCGGTTGCATTGACATTATCCGACATATAATTGGTACACCTTATGGTGATGTACAAAGTTTTCGGAAAAAACATATTAATGATGAACCAGTGATCTGGTATTTGGAAAATTGTGAATTAAAAACAACGGATTTGCGTAGATCGTTAGTGCAAATGAAATTAGCAGGATGGTTTGATAACTGTTCTTGTATTATGTTTGGCCGGAGTCCTGCCAAAGAGCCAGTAGAAAACTATACGACTAAGGATGTTTACCAAGACTTGTCTACTGAACTCCAAATACCGATAATTTATGACATCGATTGTGGTCACGTGCCGCCTCAAATCACCTTTGTGAACGGGGCTTTTGGCGTGGTTGAGATTGAGGGCGGCAAAGGGACAGTCGTTCAACATTTTAAAGCATAA
- a CDS encoding DUF2071 domain-containing protein, whose translation MKEKDKWDESHRLWSLPPLPWLMKQNWKDLLFAHYPIKLELLRELVPEMLPLDSYNGMGWIGIVSFQMTGVRLRGLPPIPGTNTFPQVNVRTYINIDEKPGVYFLSLDAANRLIARVARKFLYLPYHHADITMKRNVSGFALNSKRRSNNQAGLVCSYRAISETYYAPKGTFDEWMAERYCFYTVNKKGLPLRCDILHQPWLLQHGEAEMNHNTLLTKQGIQVEKEMPVFHFSKRMEVRAWPLLPAME comes from the coding sequence ATGAAAGAAAAAGATAAATGGGATGAATCGCATCGCTTATGGTCACTCCCGCCATTACCATGGCTTATGAAACAAAATTGGAAAGATCTTCTGTTTGCACATTATCCAATTAAGCTTGAGCTATTACGAGAGCTAGTACCTGAAATGCTCCCGTTGGACTCGTATAACGGTATGGGTTGGATTGGTATCGTTTCGTTTCAGATGACTGGAGTCCGGCTGCGTGGTTTACCGCCAATTCCGGGAACAAACACCTTTCCTCAAGTAAATGTCCGTACCTACATTAACATTGACGAAAAGCCGGGCGTTTACTTTTTAAGTCTAGACGCTGCCAACCGGTTAATTGCGAGAGTGGCTAGGAAATTTTTATACCTGCCCTATCATCATGCTGACATCACAATGAAGCGTAACGTGTCTGGTTTTGCTTTAAACAGTAAAAGAAGAAGTAATAATCAAGCAGGACTAGTGTGTAGCTATAGAGCCATTTCAGAAACTTATTATGCTCCTAAAGGAACGTTCGATGAATGGATGGCTGAGCGATATTGCTTTTATACCGTAAACAAAAAGGGCTTACCGCTTCGTTGTGATATTCTCCATCAACCATGGCTGCTGCAGCATGGAGAAGCAGAAATGAATCACAACACGCTCCTGACCAAGCAAGGTATACAAGTCGAAAAAGAAATGCCTGTCTTTCATTTTTCAAAAAGAATGGAGGTCCGTGCTTGGCCGTTGCTTCCAGCAATGGAATGA
- a CDS encoding GNAT family N-acetyltransferase encodes MTVRRATYEETQRILNYHLEVLKEATMGYVKPSREKAIEMMTPFLNGGGYYLVRVKNNSIQGWVGLGSIIDQNTDEQVGFINEMYVLPHYRKQGAAKKLCKAAFIQLRAEGYKKVQLNVYAGNHAKHLYEKLGFKDVSTLMSKDLY; translated from the coding sequence ATGACGGTTAGAAGAGCAACCTATGAAGAGACTCAAAGAATCTTAAATTACCATTTGGAGGTATTAAAAGAAGCCACAATGGGCTATGTGAAGCCGAGTCGCGAAAAAGCGATTGAAATGATGACTCCTTTTTTAAATGGCGGGGGTTATTACCTTGTAAGGGTAAAAAATAATAGTATTCAAGGCTGGGTTGGGCTAGGAAGTATCATTGATCAAAATACGGATGAACAGGTCGGATTTATCAATGAAATGTATGTGCTCCCCCACTATCGCAAACAGGGTGCCGCAAAAAAATTATGTAAGGCAGCTTTTATCCAATTACGAGCAGAGGGCTATAAAAAAGTCCAACTAAATGTCTATGCCGGAAACCATGCCAAACATCTTTACGAGAAATTGGGTTTTAAAGACGTTTCTACCCTCATGTCCAAAGACTTATATTAA
- a CDS encoding biotin transporter BioY translates to MKLRTTDLTLAAMFVALMAVGANITSIAPFMVVGGVPITLQTFFAILAGVVLGSRLGAIAMMVYAFVGLVGVPVFAQFGGGFGMFLKPTFGFIVSYVFTAFVTGYIIEKMKNTVRVYAFAALVGMAINYVFGTNWMYAAYKIWASAPDGFTYKMAWLWMVVPLPKDIILAVLAGIVGHRLKRTLSRSQLSNVKKVS, encoded by the coding sequence ATGAAACTTAGAACGACTGATCTTACGTTAGCTGCAATGTTTGTAGCTCTTATGGCTGTGGGGGCTAACATTACCTCGATAGCTCCATTCATGGTCGTGGGTGGAGTACCCATTACGTTGCAAACATTTTTTGCTATTTTAGCAGGAGTGGTTCTTGGCAGTCGATTGGGAGCCATCGCCATGATGGTTTACGCATTCGTTGGTTTAGTAGGAGTTCCTGTTTTTGCTCAATTTGGCGGCGGATTTGGCATGTTTTTGAAGCCAACATTTGGTTTTATTGTTTCTTATGTTTTTACAGCGTTTGTAACGGGTTACATAATTGAAAAGATGAAAAATACAGTTCGGGTTTATGCTTTCGCTGCACTTGTAGGGATGGCCATCAACTATGTGTTCGGAACGAACTGGATGTATGCGGCTTATAAAATTTGGGCGTCCGCACCAGACGGATTTACCTATAAAATGGCTTGGTTATGGATGGTTGTTCCACTTCCAAAAGATATTATTCTAGCTGTTTTAGCAGGTATCGTGGGACATCGTTTAAAACGTACCTTATCTAGAAGTCAGTTAAGCAATGTTAAGAAAGTGAGTTAA
- the bioB gene encoding biotin synthase BioB has protein sequence MSKWKELAAQVLNGHDISKEEALSILNSSDLELLEVLHGAYVIRHHYYGNKVKLNMLMNTKSGLCPENCGYCSQSSISSAPIQKYRMVDKDTILKGAEQAYQLHAGTYCIVASGRGPSNHEVDQVVSAVKEIKDKYQLKICACLGILKPEQAIQLKEAGVDRYNHNLNTSEDHHDSITTSHTYHDRVNTVELIKESGISPCSGIIVGMRETKEDVVNVAMSLKVLDADSIPVNFLHAIDGTPLEGTKELNPRYCLKVLALMRYVNPTKEIRISGGREVNLGTLQPLGLYAANSIFIGDYLTTSGQETTADHQMLEDLGFEVDFVKETIQS, from the coding sequence ATGAGTAAATGGAAGGAATTAGCTGCACAGGTTCTAAATGGTCATGATATTTCAAAAGAGGAAGCGTTAAGCATTTTGAATTCATCCGATTTGGAGTTATTAGAGGTATTGCATGGAGCTTATGTAATTCGCCATCATTATTATGGAAATAAGGTTAAGCTTAATATGTTAATGAATACAAAATCCGGCCTATGTCCTGAGAATTGTGGCTATTGTTCGCAATCAAGTATTTCGAGTGCTCCGATACAAAAATATCGAATGGTTGATAAAGACACTATCCTCAAAGGAGCGGAACAAGCTTATCAACTTCATGCTGGTACGTATTGCATAGTTGCGAGCGGCCGCGGTCCTAGTAATCATGAAGTGGACCAAGTTGTTTCAGCAGTTAAGGAAATAAAGGATAAATACCAGTTGAAAATTTGTGCTTGTCTAGGAATTTTAAAACCAGAACAAGCGATACAATTAAAAGAAGCTGGTGTCGATCGCTACAATCACAACCTTAATACCTCAGAAGATCATCATGACTCCATTACTACATCACACACTTATCATGATCGAGTTAATACTGTTGAGTTAATAAAAGAATCAGGGATTTCTCCTTGTTCAGGGATAATCGTTGGTATGAGGGAAACGAAGGAGGATGTAGTAAACGTGGCAATGAGTCTAAAAGTATTAGATGCAGATTCGATTCCTGTTAATTTTCTACATGCTATCGATGGTACTCCTCTTGAAGGCACAAAGGAGTTGAATCCACGATATTGCTTAAAGGTCCTAGCCCTTATGCGGTATGTGAATCCAACGAAAGAAATCAGAATATCAGGTGGACGAGAAGTTAACCTAGGAACCTTACAACCTCTGGGATTATATGCTGCGAATTCAATTTTTATCGGAGATTACCTAACAACTTCAGGACAAGAAACAACTGCAGATCACCAAATGCTTGAGGATTTAGGTTTTGAGGTGGATTTTGTAAAAGAGACAATTCAATCATAG
- a CDS encoding beta-eliminating lyase-related protein, with translation MSEQNNLGEAYKKTTYKVPGHGPRNIQVLKETLLGIDGEMESEMYGKGKVIDDFQAKMAKYLGKESAVFFPTGTMAQQIALRIWCDQKGIKKVAYHPLSHLEIHEEDGLKELHHIETYLLADKDRVIQLEDVIGLEDDIACLLLELPQREIGGQLPDYKTLEDISAYCKEKGIKLHLDGARLFEILPYYQKNATEVCELFDSVYVSFYKGIGGIAGAILAGDHGFTEESKIWKRRHGGDLISLYPYIISADYYFDQRVNKMERYFEEAKEFARCFNQCHGVSTKPLEPVSNMFHVYFDAPKEEMERILAAIYEETGIGLTSYVREVTKTTSNYEISIGDLYAQLPKENVKKVFQLLDEKMKALK, from the coding sequence ATGTCAGAACAAAATAATTTAGGAGAAGCCTATAAGAAAACCACTTATAAGGTGCCAGGTCATGGTCCAAGGAATATTCAAGTGTTAAAAGAGACATTGTTGGGTATCGATGGAGAAATGGAAAGTGAGATGTACGGTAAGGGAAAAGTCATCGATGACTTCCAAGCGAAAATGGCAAAATACCTTGGCAAAGAGTCTGCTGTATTTTTCCCAACCGGAACGATGGCACAGCAAATTGCCTTACGAATTTGGTGTGACCAAAAAGGGATCAAAAAAGTCGCTTATCACCCGCTAAGTCATTTAGAGATTCATGAGGAAGATGGCTTAAAGGAATTGCACCATATTGAGACTTATTTATTGGCTGATAAAGACAGAGTCATTCAATTAGAAGATGTTATTGGTTTAGAGGATGACATTGCCTGCTTATTACTGGAATTACCACAACGGGAGATTGGCGGGCAGCTTCCAGACTATAAAACATTGGAAGATATTTCGGCGTATTGTAAGGAAAAGGGCATTAAATTGCATTTGGACGGTGCCAGACTGTTTGAAATTCTGCCGTATTATCAGAAGAATGCAACAGAAGTATGTGAACTTTTTGATAGTGTGTATGTTTCATTTTACAAAGGGATTGGTGGGATTGCTGGAGCGATTCTCGCAGGGGATCATGGCTTCACGGAAGAATCAAAAATATGGAAAAGGCGTCATGGCGGCGATTTAATCAGCCTTTATCCGTACATTATTAGTGCTGATTATTATTTTGATCAACGAGTGAATAAGATGGAGCGGTATTTTGAGGAAGCGAAAGAATTTGCTCGCTGCTTTAACCAATGTCATGGTGTTTCAACCAAACCTTTGGAACCAGTTTCCAATATGTTTCATGTATATTTTGATGCACCAAAAGAAGAGATGGAAAGGATATTAGCAGCAATTTACGAAGAAACTGGCATTGGTTTAACCAGTTATGTTCGTGAAGTAACCAAAACAACCAGTAACTACGAAATAAGCATTGGGGATTTGTATGCTCAACTCCCTAAAGAGAATGTAAAAAAGGTCTTTCAACTTCTTGATGAAAAAATGAAGGCATTAAAGTAA
- a CDS encoding DUF2161 family putative PD-(D/E)XK-type phosphodiesterase, with protein MNDKKIQEVDLYKPIQKYFSHDGYEVYGEVKDCDIVAVKEDELVIIELKLTLSVDLLIQAAKRQKLTDQVYIAIPKPKVRMRSKQWADKCHLIKRLELGLIIVSFSGNRSKAEILIHPTQFIQKKGTARNKLKREAILKEISGRSADFNVGGSNRTKIMTAYKENCIHIACLLDKMGPLSPKALKDMGAGDKIPSILSKNYYGWFERIKRGTYMITEKGKLEVQEYQELVKYYLDKIEDSN; from the coding sequence ATGAACGATAAAAAAATACAAGAGGTAGATTTATATAAGCCGATTCAGAAGTATTTTTCACATGATGGCTATGAGGTTTATGGTGAAGTGAAAGACTGTGACATAGTCGCTGTAAAAGAGGATGAGTTGGTTATTATTGAATTAAAACTTACCTTAAGTGTAGATCTTCTAATCCAGGCTGCTAAACGACAAAAGTTAACAGACCAAGTATATATAGCGATTCCTAAACCAAAGGTTCGGATGAGATCTAAGCAATGGGCAGATAAATGTCATTTGATCAAAAGGCTAGAGCTTGGATTAATTATCGTTTCCTTCTCAGGTAATCGTTCAAAAGCAGAAATCCTCATCCATCCAACTCAATTTATTCAGAAAAAAGGCACTGCCCGGAACAAGTTGAAAAGAGAGGCCATCTTAAAGGAAATAAGCGGGCGCAGTGCAGATTTCAATGTTGGTGGAAGCAATCGGACGAAAATTATGACCGCTTACAAAGAAAATTGTATTCACATTGCTTGTTTACTAGATAAAATGGGACCATTATCCCCGAAGGCTTTAAAAGATATGGGTGCGGGTGATAAAATACCATCAATATTATCGAAAAACTATTATGGTTGGTTTGAACGGATTAAGAGAGGCACCTATATGATTACGGAGAAGGGCAAATTAGAGGTGCAAGAGTATCAGGAACTTGTAAAGTATTACCTAGATAAAATTGAGGATTCCAATTAA
- a CDS encoding cold-shock protein: protein MEQGKVKWFNAEKGFGFIEREAGDDVFVHFSAIQSEGFKTLDEGQAVTFEVEQGQRGPQATNVRKA, encoded by the coding sequence ATGGAACAAGGTAAAGTGAAATGGTTTAATGCAGAAAAAGGTTTCGGATTCATCGAAAGAGAAGCAGGAGACGATGTATTCGTACATTTCTCAGCTATCCAAAGCGAAGGTTTCAAAACTTTAGACGAAGGTCAAGCAGTTACTTTTGAAGTAGAACAAGGTCAACGTGGACCCCAAGCTACTAACGTTCGTAAAGCTTAA